A stretch of DNA from Streptomyces venezuelae:
GGTTCGCGTTGAGCGCCGACAGCAGCGCCACGAACACCACGATGTTCATGATCTGGCCGGCCGCCGGAATCCCGATCGAGTCGAGGACCTGTACGTACGGGCTCATCCCCGGAGTCATCGAGGTCCACGGCAGCAGGGTGACGATCACCAGCATCGAGCCGACGTAGAAGAAGAGGATGCGCCACACCGCGCTGCGCACCGCGCGCGCCACCGAGCGCGCGGGGTCCTCGGACTCGGCCGCCGCGATGGTGACGACCTCCAGTCCGCCGAAGGCGAAGACCACGGCCAGCACGCCCGAGATCACACCCTCCCAGCCGTGGGGCAGGAAGCCGCCCTGGCCGGTGAGGTTGGTGAGCCCGATCGGGTCGGTGTCCGGCAGCAGCCCGAAGATCGCGAGGGTGCCGAGGATCAGGAAGAGCACGATCGCGCCCACCTTGAGGGAGGCGAACCAGAACTCGAACTCGCCGAAGTTGCGCACCGCGGCCAGGTTGCTCGCGGTGAACACCACCATGAAGATCAGCACCCAGACCCACTGGTCCACGGCCGGCACCCAGCCGTTCGCGATCTTCGCGGCGCCGGTCGCCTCCACAGCCAGCACCACCACGAGCAGGAACCAGTACAGCCAGCCGACCGAGAAGCCCGCCCAGCGGCCCATCGCCCGCTCCGCGTGCACGGAGAAGGAGCCGGAGGCCGGCATCGCGGCGGACATCTCGCCCAGCATCCGCATCACCAGCATCGCGAGGGTGCCCGCGAAGAGATAGGAGAGGACGATGCCGGGGCCGGCCACGGTGATCCCGGCGCCGGAGCCGACGAACAGGCCGGCGCCGATGACCCCGCCCAGTCCCAGCATGGTCAGATGGCGCTGCTTCAAGCCGTGGCCGAGGGGTTCTTCGGCAAGTTCCGGCAGGGGTGCTTGTGACATCCCGACAGTGTCCCCGAGCGAGGAGCGGCGAGGCAAAACGGGCGCGTGCCAACCAAAACCCTGCGTGATTCACATCACTTCGGGCGTTCCGCTTGTGAATGGGCAGCGGCGCTTTGTGGATTCCCCACCAAGGGCGCCCCGGCGGCTTGTCCCGGGACGCGGTGTGACCGGCCGGTCACCGCGATTAGCGTCGTGGCGTCCCGCTTTCCTCCCTGCACCACCGCGGAGTCCCTCATGAGCACTGCTTCCGTCGTCACCCGGCCCGGCCTGGTCCTCGCCGACCTGCTGCCCGCGACCCGAGTCCGGGACGCCGTCCTGGTGGCCGGCGGTGCCGCCCTCACCGGCCTCGCCGCGCAGATCGCCGTCCCGGTCCCCGGATCCCCGGTGCCCGTCACCGGCCAGACCTTCGCCGCCCTGCTGGTCGGCACCGCGCTCGGGGCCCGGCTCGGCTTCCTTGCGCTGGCCCTCTACGCCGTGGCCGGCACCGCCGGGGTGCCGTGGTTCGCGGACGGCACCTCGGGGGCGGGCGGCGCCTCCTTCGGCTACGTCCTGGGCATGGTGCTGGCCTCGGCGCTGGTGGGCGCGCTGGCCCGGCGCGGCGCCGACCGCTCGGTGCCGCGTACCGCCGCCACCATGGTGCTGGGCTCCGCGGTCATCTACGCGGTGGGCGTCCCGTACCTGATGGCCGCCACCGGAATGTCCCTGTCCGCGGCCGTGGCCGCCGGCCTCACCCCGTTCCTGATCGGCGACGCCCTCAAGGCCGCCCTGGCGATGGGCGCACTGCCGGCCGCCTGGAAGCTGGCCGGCCGCCGCGGCTGATCCGCGACGCGTAGGTCCGTACGACAGAGCCCGGCCCGCCGATCACGGCGGGCCGGGCTCTGTCGTACGGACGGGGTGTGGCTAGGCGGCGGCGCGGGCCGCAGCCTTGCGGCGCCGGTCGAGCGCGAAGCCGACGGCCACGACGGCGGCGGCGACCAGGGTGGACAGGGAGACCA
This window harbors:
- a CDS encoding amino acid permease, whose protein sequence is MSQAPLPELAEEPLGHGLKQRHLTMLGLGGVIGAGLFVGSGAGITVAGPGIVLSYLFAGTLAMLVMRMLGEMSAAMPASGSFSVHAERAMGRWAGFSVGWLYWFLLVVVLAVEATGAAKIANGWVPAVDQWVWVLIFMVVFTASNLAAVRNFGEFEFWFASLKVGAIVLFLILGTLAIFGLLPDTDPIGLTNLTGQGGFLPHGWEGVISGVLAVVFAFGGLEVVTIAAAESEDPARSVARAVRSAVWRILFFYVGSMLVIVTLLPWTSMTPGMSPYVQVLDSIGIPAAGQIMNIVVFVALLSALNANLYGSSRMVFSLAERGEAPKTLLAVSPGGVPRRAVIASVAFGFASVVLNLLWPDTIFLYMLNAVGAVLLFVWALIAVSQLRLRRRIERTTPERLTLKMWAFPYLTWAALAGMGLVLVLMLTDDTARPQVLWSAGAAAVVLAVAGIREWRDRRA
- a CDS encoding biotin transporter BioY; translated protein: MSTASVVTRPGLVLADLLPATRVRDAVLVAGGAALTGLAAQIAVPVPGSPVPVTGQTFAALLVGTALGARLGFLALALYAVAGTAGVPWFADGTSGAGGASFGYVLGMVLASALVGALARRGADRSVPRTAATMVLGSAVIYAVGVPYLMAATGMSLSAAVAAGLTPFLIGDALKAALAMGALPAAWKLAGRRG